From Actinomyces sp. oral taxon 171 str. F0337, one genomic window encodes:
- a CDS encoding DUF5998 family protein codes for MTTHSGQNSAAGTASCEASQEAFADLVQQVELAGYYPELVLDTLRLAAGEEEILSGMVQAETTFAEAVHRHLTVLALTPTRLIIVHVDDTPRDDGSPGALATSEAVPLSRIRSMALTRGVSDPAQGGGTLTEMTIAVSWGSVRRLDMEPATCGDPDCQADHGMTGVSVPDDVVIRVAAGVEGAAALARAETFAGRLSQMAARAASL; via the coding sequence ATGACGACCCACTCTGGCCAGAACTCGGCCGCCGGTACCGCCTCGTGCGAGGCGTCGCAGGAGGCCTTCGCCGACCTGGTGCAGCAGGTGGAGCTCGCCGGCTACTATCCCGAGCTGGTGCTCGACACCCTCCGCCTGGCCGCGGGCGAGGAGGAGATCCTCTCCGGCATGGTCCAGGCCGAGACCACCTTCGCCGAGGCGGTCCACCGCCACCTGACCGTCCTGGCCCTGACCCCCACCCGTCTCATCATCGTCCACGTTGACGACACCCCCCGCGACGACGGCAGCCCCGGCGCACTGGCCACCAGCGAGGCCGTTCCGCTCAGCCGTATCCGCTCCATGGCCCTGACTCGCGGCGTCTCCGACCCGGCCCAGGGCGGCGGCACCCTCACCGAGATGACGATCGCGGTCTCCTGGGGCTCGGTGCGCCGTCTCGACATGGAGCCGGCCACCTGCGGCGACCCCGACTGCCAGGCCGACCACGGCATGACCGGCGTGTCCGTGCCCGACGACGTCGTCATCCGCGTGGCCGCGGGTGTGGAGGGCGCCGCCGCCCTGGCCCGCGCAGAGACCTTCGCCGGCCGGCTCTCCCAGATGGCGGCCCGCGCCGCCTCCCTGTGA
- a CDS encoding rhodanese-like domain-containing protein, whose amino-acid sequence MKRPLRVMTASALLVFCGALALSGCSGSTGSSASPSAHTAPADAKATGPVVIIDLRSAEDFKKGHLEGAVNHDFSSGDFSSQISSLDRSSQYQLYGSADQPKMASAVMRNAGFAGVTELGTLDAAKKTTGAKVVTG is encoded by the coding sequence GTGAAACGCCCCCTCCGCGTCATGACCGCCTCTGCCCTGCTCGTCTTCTGCGGCGCGCTAGCGCTTTCCGGATGCTCCGGATCCACCGGCTCCAGCGCCTCCCCCTCAGCACACACCGCCCCGGCGGACGCGAAGGCCACCGGCCCCGTCGTTATCATCGACCTGCGTTCGGCCGAGGATTTCAAGAAGGGGCACCTGGAGGGTGCCGTTAACCACGACTTCTCCTCGGGTGATTTCTCCAGCCAGATCTCGAGCCTGGACCGCAGCTCCCAGTACCAGCTCTACGGCTCCGCCGACCAGCCCAAGATGGCCAGCGCCGTCATGCGCAACGCCGGCTTCGCCGGCGTCACCGAGCTGGGGACCCTCGACGCCGCCAAGAAGACCACCGGCGCCAAGGTCGTCACCGGCTGA
- a CDS encoding amidohydrolase, whose product MADHPSADLLIRDVRIVPFRFRTELGALRRGRSAPGALAAPPPSPEPVDVRIEAGRVVEVGRGLSAPGVRVLQADGSFLIPGLWDAHAHLDMEAARSARINTLATRSAEEALELVVQALRDRPAGSQPATIQGFGHRLSNWPRVPTVAELDEVTGETPTLLISGDVHSGWLNSAALRALGLPGASAQDPGAPMKEDPWFALLDRLDEVPGIRELRESGYRQVLADMLARGITGVVDMSWSEDPDDWPRRMRAMTAQGVLPEVLPRIRIGVYRDKLERWIAGGLRTGTALAGSPYLPDGSPVLVQGPLKVIADGSMGSGSAHMCEPYPTELGLEHSHGVVNIDRAELIDLMAHAARQGYEMAIHAIGDAAVDDVAAAFAHSGATGRLEHAQLLPANALDEPDGALRRLVGCGVELSVQPAHLIDDWAAVSRVWPGLEERTYAFGDMVSAGALLQLGSDAPVAPLDPWLAMSAAVGRRTPDGSVWSPDQRLTAEEALAASVNGAGPVAVGSPADLVLLAEDPLRLGAEELAGVQPVATMVAGAVAHLRG is encoded by the coding sequence ATGGCCGATCACCCCTCCGCAGACCTGCTCATCAGGGACGTCCGTATCGTCCCCTTCCGGTTCCGTACCGAGCTGGGGGCGCTGCGCCGGGGTCGCTCGGCCCCCGGCGCCCTGGCCGCGCCGCCACCCTCACCTGAGCCCGTTGATGTGCGTATCGAGGCCGGCCGGGTCGTCGAGGTGGGGCGGGGGCTGAGTGCTCCTGGGGTACGGGTCCTTCAGGCCGATGGTTCCTTCCTCATTCCCGGTCTGTGGGATGCTCACGCCCACCTGGACATGGAGGCGGCGCGCTCGGCACGCATCAACACGCTGGCCACACGCAGTGCCGAAGAGGCTCTGGAGCTGGTGGTCCAGGCGCTACGGGATCGTCCGGCCGGTTCGCAACCGGCCACGATCCAGGGATTCGGGCACCGTCTGTCCAACTGGCCCAGGGTGCCCACGGTTGCTGAGCTCGACGAGGTCACCGGGGAGACTCCCACGCTCCTCATCTCCGGGGACGTGCACTCCGGGTGGCTGAACTCAGCGGCGCTGCGGGCTCTCGGCCTGCCGGGGGCCAGTGCCCAGGACCCTGGGGCACCGATGAAGGAGGACCCGTGGTTCGCTCTGCTGGACCGGCTCGACGAGGTGCCGGGGATACGCGAGCTGCGGGAGTCCGGCTACCGGCAAGTCCTGGCCGACATGCTGGCTCGGGGCATTACCGGCGTGGTGGACATGAGCTGGTCGGAGGATCCCGATGACTGGCCGCGGCGCATGCGGGCCATGACGGCCCAGGGCGTTCTTCCTGAGGTGCTGCCCCGTATCCGTATCGGGGTCTACCGCGATAAGCTGGAGCGGTGGATCGCCGGCGGCCTGCGCACCGGGACCGCGCTGGCCGGCTCCCCGTACCTGCCCGACGGCTCCCCGGTGCTGGTTCAGGGGCCGCTCAAGGTGATCGCCGACGGCTCGATGGGCTCGGGCAGCGCGCACATGTGCGAGCCCTACCCGACTGAGCTGGGCCTGGAGCACTCCCACGGCGTGGTCAATATCGACCGGGCCGAGCTCATCGACCTCATGGCCCATGCCGCCCGGCAGGGTTACGAGATGGCCATCCATGCCATCGGGGACGCGGCGGTCGACGACGTCGCCGCCGCCTTCGCGCACTCGGGAGCCACCGGGCGCCTGGAGCACGCCCAGCTGCTGCCGGCCAACGCCCTCGACGAACCCGACGGGGCGCTCAGGCGCCTCGTGGGCTGCGGCGTCGAGCTGTCGGTTCAGCCGGCCCACCTCATTGATGACTGGGCGGCCGTGAGCCGGGTGTGGCCGGGTCTGGAGGAACGCACCTACGCCTTCGGGGACATGGTGTCCGCCGGGGCCCTGCTCCAGCTGGGCTCGGATGCGCCGGTGGCGCCCCTGGACCCATGGCTGGCCATGTCGGCGGCAGTGGGGCGTCGGACGCCGGATGGCTCGGTGTGGTCGCCGGACCAGCGGCTGACAGCCGAGGAGGCGCTGGCGGCCAGCGTCAACGGGGCAGGCCCGGTGGCGGTGGGATCCCCGGCCGACCTGGTGCTCCTAGCCGAGGACCCCCTGCGCCTCGGGGCTGAGGAGCTGGCGGGTGTGCAGCCCGTGGCCACCATGGTGGCCGGTGCCGTGGCCCACCTACGAGGGTGA
- a CDS encoding DNA topoisomerase (ATP-hydrolyzing) subunit A, whose translation MPKSATTRTPPPTDGEIVDLDLSTEMRTSFLEYAYSVIYARALPDARDGLKPVQRRILFQMDRMGLRPDRPHVKSSRVVGDVMGRLHPHGDTAIYEALVRLAQPFTMRLPLIDGHGNFGSLDDGPAAPRYTEARLAASALALTADLDENTVDFAPNYDYTLTEPEVLPAAFPNLLVNGAAGIAVGMATNMPPHNLVEVVAAARHLLTHPEASLEDLMAFVPGPDLPAGGMIVGLDGIREAYRTGRGKFLTRATAHVESVSPRRKGIVVTELPYMVGPEKIITRIKEAVGSKKLQGITDVADLTDRRHGTRLVISVKNGYNPEAVLAQLYKHTPLEDSFGINNVSLVDGQPHTLGLRELLDVFVRHRLTVVTRRTRFRLGKRRERAHLVDGLLIAILDIDEVIAVIRSSDDAATARTRLMQVFDLTEPQAGYILELQLRRLTKFSVIELEKERDELAREIEALEAILADDVLLRRVVSRELADVAEQFGTPRRTVLLEASGEPVTSSAGSAATPDDASTASGGGEKRTGASAQPMTLMPSASPVPLTVPDDPCRVVLSATGLVARIPGAEPVARTGRRQPHDALTSQVSATARGRIGAVTDTGRLVLLDVVSTTEVPRTEGAPGLAGATQVRQLVDIEPEEKVVGLVPVGSADNPPIVLATAEGVIKRVKPGDEPRNAESWEVISLSEGDRVVFAGTAADTDFLTMVTSDAQLLRFQAAKVRPQGRGAGGMAGISLHEGARVIAGAAVPEELLAEAVVVTVTGSEGSLPGTGGGSVKVTPLDRYPAKGRATGGVRSHRFLRGEDELMVAWVGVAPPRALREGGQPVTLPEPDERRDGSGSPLPAPIIGIG comes from the coding sequence ATGCCGAAGTCTGCCACCACCCGGACTCCTCCCCCGACAGACGGGGAGATCGTCGATCTCGACCTGTCCACGGAGATGCGCACCAGCTTCCTGGAGTACGCCTACTCCGTCATCTACGCGCGTGCCCTGCCCGATGCCCGTGACGGGCTCAAGCCGGTTCAGCGTCGCATCCTGTTCCAGATGGATCGGATGGGACTGCGTCCTGATCGTCCGCACGTGAAGTCCTCCCGGGTCGTGGGCGATGTCATGGGGCGGCTCCACCCCCACGGCGACACCGCGATCTACGAGGCGCTGGTGCGCCTGGCCCAACCCTTCACGATGCGGCTGCCGCTCATCGACGGTCATGGCAACTTCGGCTCCCTGGACGACGGCCCGGCGGCCCCCCGCTACACCGAGGCGCGCCTGGCCGCATCGGCCCTGGCGCTGACGGCGGACCTGGATGAGAACACGGTCGACTTCGCCCCCAACTACGACTACACGCTCACCGAGCCCGAGGTGCTGCCGGCGGCCTTCCCGAACCTGCTGGTCAACGGCGCGGCAGGTATCGCGGTGGGTATGGCCACGAACATGCCACCACACAACCTCGTGGAGGTGGTGGCCGCCGCCCGGCACCTGCTGACTCACCCCGAGGCGAGCCTGGAGGACCTCATGGCCTTCGTGCCGGGGCCGGATCTGCCCGCCGGCGGCATGATCGTGGGCCTGGACGGGATCCGAGAGGCCTATCGCACGGGACGGGGGAAGTTCCTCACGCGGGCAACCGCTCACGTGGAGTCCGTCTCCCCGCGCCGCAAGGGCATCGTGGTCACGGAGCTGCCCTACATGGTGGGACCGGAGAAGATCATTACCCGTATCAAGGAGGCAGTGGGATCCAAGAAGCTCCAGGGCATCACCGACGTTGCTGACCTCACTGACCGCAGGCACGGCACCCGCCTGGTCATCAGCGTCAAGAACGGCTACAACCCCGAGGCGGTCCTGGCCCAGCTCTACAAGCACACACCGTTGGAGGACTCCTTCGGCATCAACAACGTCTCCCTCGTGGACGGCCAGCCCCACACCCTGGGGCTGCGGGAGCTTCTGGATGTATTCGTGCGCCACCGCCTCACGGTGGTCACCCGGCGCACTCGGTTCCGCCTGGGCAAGCGTCGCGAGCGCGCCCACCTGGTGGACGGCCTGCTCATCGCCATCCTCGACATCGACGAGGTCATCGCCGTCATCCGCTCCTCCGACGACGCCGCCACGGCGCGCACCAGGCTCATGCAGGTCTTCGACCTCACCGAGCCGCAGGCCGGCTACATCCTTGAGCTCCAGCTGCGCCGGCTCACGAAGTTCTCGGTCATCGAGCTGGAGAAGGAGCGCGACGAGCTGGCCCGCGAGATCGAGGCCCTCGAGGCGATCCTGGCCGATGACGTCCTGCTGCGGCGCGTGGTCTCCCGTGAGCTGGCGGACGTGGCCGAGCAGTTCGGCACCCCGCGGCGCACGGTGCTGCTGGAGGCCTCCGGTGAGCCGGTGACGTCGTCGGCCGGCAGCGCAGCGACTCCGGACGATGCCTCCACCGCCTCAGGTGGAGGTGAGAAGCGTACCGGCGCCTCCGCTCAGCCGATGACGCTCATGCCGAGCGCCTCCCCGGTACCGCTCACTGTCCCCGACGACCCGTGCCGGGTGGTGTTGTCTGCCACCGGGCTGGTGGCGCGTATTCCCGGCGCCGAGCCGGTGGCCCGCACCGGCCGGCGCCAGCCCCACGACGCACTGACCTCCCAGGTGTCCGCCACGGCGCGTGGACGGATCGGCGCGGTCACCGACACCGGCCGGCTGGTACTGCTCGACGTCGTCTCCACTACGGAGGTGCCACGCACCGAGGGAGCCCCGGGGCTGGCCGGCGCGACTCAGGTTCGCCAGCTGGTGGACATCGAGCCGGAGGAGAAGGTGGTGGGTCTGGTTCCGGTGGGATCGGCCGACAACCCGCCGATCGTCCTGGCCACGGCGGAAGGTGTCATCAAGCGGGTCAAGCCCGGAGACGAGCCCCGGAACGCCGAGAGCTGGGAGGTCATCTCCCTGTCCGAGGGCGACCGGGTGGTCTTCGCGGGCACCGCGGCGGACACGGACTTCCTGACAATGGTGACCTCTGACGCCCAGCTGCTGCGGTTCCAGGCCGCCAAGGTGCGTCCGCAGGGCCGTGGTGCCGGCGGTATGGCGGGGATCTCGCTGCACGAGGGCGCCCGGGTCATCGCCGGTGCGGCGGTTCCTGAGGAGCTGCTGGCCGAGGCGGTGGTGGTGACGGTGACGGGCTCCGAAGGCTCGCTTCCGGGCACTGGCGGAGGCAGCGTCAAGGTCACCCCGTTGGATCGCTACCCGGCTAAGGGCCGGGCCACGGGCGGGGTTCGTTCTCACCGTTTCCTTCGCGGTGAGGACGAGCTGATGGTGGCCTGGGTGGGTGTGGCCCCGCCGCGGGCCCTGCGCGAGGGCGGTCAGCCGGTCACGCTGCCGGAGCCTGATGAGCGGCGCGACGGCTCCGGCTCACCGCTGCCGGCTCCCATCATCGGAATCGGCTGA
- a CDS encoding alkaline phosphatase family protein — protein sequence MMGPRTVSGQPASFPALDSPQDPALRYVLAVGAVSAGLPLSDAGHDGDTDLSLDVEPVVSDARARMVARGWGIEPVGEPGKAGGCPGTVVVLVDGLGLEMLRRRRGHTPTLRRWLGQCEAGAAGGGNAIRTCRPSTTAAALTMLGTSALPGTTGMVGYSVLNPLLGSALDASAVPGPDQVLSLITWKGDNVPSPRSWQDVPTIFERLPAGSAVSIGPTRFAGSGLTEAALRGATHLGADRLEDRPGLAAGALRRGTPLVYLYVGELDKTGHKHGWLSEQWLTQLERLDAAMAELVRRVPAGTRIILSADHGMVDTDPDHRIDLSAHRELVRDVVAVAGEPRLTHLHVADGDADLAAEVAQRYRRVLGERAMWIGTREQTGEHLGALGPRARGVVGDVVVAMADTWVLVDPRVHSESAIAMPGVHGSFTPAETEVPLLITET from the coding sequence ATGATGGGACCCCGGACCGTCAGCGGGCAACCCGCATCGTTTCCCGCCCTGGACTCCCCACAGGATCCGGCGCTCCGCTACGTCCTGGCGGTCGGTGCCGTCAGCGCCGGGTTGCCCCTGTCCGACGCCGGGCACGATGGCGATACCGACCTCAGCCTCGACGTTGAACCTGTCGTCTCCGACGCCCGGGCCCGCATGGTTGCCCGCGGCTGGGGGATCGAGCCGGTCGGCGAACCCGGGAAAGCCGGTGGCTGCCCGGGAACCGTCGTCGTCCTCGTGGACGGGCTGGGCCTGGAGATGCTCCGCCGGCGCCGCGGACACACCCCCACCCTGCGCCGGTGGCTGGGCCAGTGCGAGGCCGGCGCTGCCGGTGGCGGCAACGCGATCCGTACCTGCCGGCCCTCGACGACGGCTGCGGCCCTGACCATGCTGGGGACCTCCGCCCTGCCCGGCACCACCGGCATGGTCGGCTACTCGGTGCTCAACCCCCTCCTGGGGTCCGCTCTTGACGCCTCCGCCGTCCCCGGCCCCGACCAGGTCCTCAGCCTCATCACCTGGAAGGGCGACAACGTCCCCAGCCCCAGGTCCTGGCAGGACGTGCCCACGATCTTCGAACGGCTCCCGGCCGGGAGCGCGGTGAGCATCGGACCAACCCGCTTCGCCGGTTCCGGTCTGACCGAGGCCGCTCTACGAGGTGCCACACACCTGGGAGCCGACCGGCTGGAGGACCGGCCCGGCCTGGCCGCCGGCGCTCTGCGCCGCGGCACGCCACTGGTCTACCTCTACGTCGGCGAGCTGGACAAAACCGGTCACAAGCACGGATGGCTCAGTGAACAGTGGCTTACCCAGCTCGAGCGCCTCGACGCCGCCATGGCTGAGCTGGTCCGCCGTGTCCCGGCCGGAACCAGGATCATCCTCAGCGCCGACCACGGCATGGTCGACACTGATCCTGACCACCGCATCGACCTGAGCGCCCACCGCGAGCTCGTTCGCGACGTCGTCGCCGTGGCCGGCGAGCCCAGGCTGACGCACCTGCATGTCGCTGACGGCGACGCGGACCTCGCCGCCGAGGTCGCCCAGCGGTACCGCCGCGTCCTGGGAGAGCGCGCGATGTGGATCGGGACCAGGGAGCAGACGGGTGAGCACCTGGGCGCCCTCGGCCCCCGAGCACGAGGCGTCGTCGGCGACGTCGTCGTGGCCATGGCCGACACCTGGGTCCTCGTGGACCCCCGGGTCCACTCCGAGTCCGCCATCGCCATGCCCGGTGTCCACGGATCCTTCACTCCGGCCGAGACCGAGGTGCCGCTGCTCATCACCGAGACCTGA
- a CDS encoding GNAT family N-acetyltransferase has translation MAPGYGTRRAGSSPWPILRAGPRSSLSRELAWRPLGPEDNHELAALIARAEEVDNPPYRTSEQETAEYFLDPTYSGVAGRDVDGVMRAFGLVRLRPAGEIYASMTGTVDPAMRKRGIGRALLHWQAERARHLVGAERAGSVPGRESTQVPAHVVTTVLEDDKRMQGHLTDMGFKPMRWYREVRRFLGDEIPEVDLDGFITIDPWTPEIDDDVRRAYNQAMAETWETENVTPEDWTAGSAYFAPQWSFVAMDRSGDRARVAGYLRSGRYEQDWEALGWREGYTDVLGVLSDYRHRRIGPALLVAAMRAYAADGMEYAAAGVDTDNPSGAVDLYESLGYVPTRGTILYALDV, from the coding sequence TTGGCACCCGGTTACGGTACCCGCCGGGCGGGATCCTCGCCGTGGCCCATTCTGCGCGCGGGGCCCCGCTCGTCCTTGTCGCGGGAGCTGGCCTGGCGGCCTCTGGGCCCGGAGGACAACCACGAGCTGGCCGCGCTCATCGCCCGGGCCGAGGAGGTTGACAACCCTCCCTACCGCACCAGTGAGCAGGAGACGGCTGAGTACTTCCTTGACCCCACCTACTCCGGGGTCGCCGGCCGCGACGTTGACGGTGTCATGCGGGCCTTCGGCCTGGTGCGGCTGCGTCCGGCCGGCGAGATCTACGCCTCCATGACCGGCACCGTTGATCCTGCCATGCGTAAGCGCGGCATCGGACGCGCCCTTCTGCACTGGCAGGCCGAGCGGGCCCGCCATCTCGTAGGTGCTGAACGGGCCGGCTCCGTGCCGGGAAGGGAATCGACCCAGGTCCCCGCCCATGTGGTCACCACCGTCCTGGAGGACGACAAGCGCATGCAGGGGCATCTTACGGACATGGGGTTTAAGCCGATGCGCTGGTACCGGGAGGTGCGCCGTTTCCTCGGTGACGAGATCCCCGAGGTGGACCTGGACGGCTTCATCACCATCGACCCGTGGACGCCCGAGATCGACGACGACGTCCGCCGTGCCTACAACCAGGCCATGGCCGAGACCTGGGAGACGGAGAACGTCACTCCTGAGGACTGGACCGCGGGCAGTGCCTACTTCGCCCCCCAGTGGAGCTTCGTGGCCATGGACCGATCCGGGGACCGGGCCCGCGTTGCCGGTTACCTGCGTTCGGGCCGCTATGAGCAGGACTGGGAGGCCCTGGGCTGGCGCGAGGGCTATACCGACGTGCTTGGGGTCCTGAGCGACTACCGCCATCGCCGGATCGGGCCCGCGCTGCTGGTGGCCGCCATGCGCGCCTACGCCGCCGACGGCATGGAGTATGCCGCCGCCGGTGTCGACACCGACAACCCCAGCGGCGCCGTGGACCTGTACGAGTCCCTGGGCTACGTGCCCACCCGCGGCACCATCCTCTACGCCCTCGACGTCTGA
- a CDS encoding DNA gyrase/topoisomerase IV subunit B, translating into MPSSENKTSRGDYSARHLSVLEGLEAVRKRPGMYIGSTDQRGLMHCVWEIVDNAVDEALEGHGDDISVTVHDDGSIEVRDNGRGVPVDIEPSSGLTGVELVYTKLHAGGKFGGGSYGAAGGLHGVGASVVNALAERMDVEVDRGGKTYAMSFHRGEPGIFDDSAGRSPSSLFTEFTKASELRVVGKVRRGVTGTRVRYWADPQIFPKPTEYDAAALRARLRQTSFLVPGLTLRLEDKRPEAEAIAASTTPAADAGETDDAVHEVTLRAAAKNTTENRGDLFDTGTDDGVEVFQALGGTADFVDFLASDGSVTDTFRLTGEGSYTETVQQLDRASGHLRPVEVERTCMVDVALRWGIGYDTTERSFVNIIATPMGGTHLTGFEQALTKVLRKRIEADSRALKLTSKDGRVEKDDIMAGLTAVITVRVPEPQFEGQTKEVLGTGPVRQIVSKVVERELTALLSSSKRDLKTQARALEEKIVGEMRARVSARLHKEITRRKTALETSSLPAKLADCRSDDVAASELFIVEGDSALGTAKNARDSEFQALLPIRGKILNVQKASQADMLRNVECSAIIQVVGAGSGRTFDLEAARYGKVILMTDADVDGAHIRTLLLTLFFRYMRPMIEAGRVFAAVPPLHRIEVSGSGRRKKEIIYTYSDEELVTTLRRLERAGRSFKEPQRYKGLGEMDAHQLAETTMEPQHRTLRRITLEDEAQVMEAESVFELLMGSSVEPRRDFIVEGARDVDRERIDA; encoded by the coding sequence GTGCCCTCATCCGAGAACAAGACCAGCCGGGGCGACTACTCCGCCCGTCACCTCTCCGTCCTAGAGGGGCTCGAGGCCGTGCGCAAGCGCCCGGGAATGTACATCGGCTCCACTGACCAGCGCGGTCTCATGCACTGCGTGTGGGAGATCGTCGACAATGCCGTCGACGAGGCCCTCGAGGGGCACGGCGACGACATCTCGGTGACCGTCCATGACGATGGCTCCATCGAGGTGCGCGACAACGGGCGCGGCGTGCCCGTGGACATCGAGCCCTCCTCCGGCCTGACCGGCGTTGAGCTCGTCTACACCAAGCTGCACGCCGGCGGGAAGTTCGGCGGTGGCTCCTACGGCGCCGCCGGCGGCCTACACGGAGTGGGGGCGTCCGTCGTCAACGCCCTGGCCGAGCGCATGGACGTCGAGGTCGACCGCGGTGGCAAGACCTACGCCATGAGCTTCCACCGCGGCGAGCCCGGCATCTTCGACGACTCCGCCGGGCGCAGCCCCTCCTCACTCTTCACCGAGTTCACGAAGGCCTCCGAGCTGCGCGTCGTCGGCAAGGTGCGTCGCGGTGTGACCGGCACCCGGGTGCGCTACTGGGCCGACCCCCAGATCTTCCCCAAGCCCACCGAGTACGACGCCGCCGCCCTGCGCGCCCGGCTGCGGCAGACCAGCTTCCTCGTCCCGGGCCTCACTCTGCGCTTGGAGGACAAGCGCCCCGAGGCCGAAGCCATCGCCGCCTCCACCACGCCCGCCGCCGACGCCGGCGAGACCGACGACGCCGTCCACGAGGTCACCCTGCGGGCGGCCGCCAAGAACACCACCGAGAACCGCGGCGACCTGTTCGACACCGGTACTGACGACGGCGTCGAGGTCTTCCAGGCCCTGGGCGGAACCGCCGACTTCGTCGACTTCCTGGCCTCCGACGGCTCGGTCACCGACACCTTCCGTCTGACCGGTGAGGGCTCCTACACCGAGACCGTCCAGCAGCTCGACCGCGCCAGCGGGCACCTGCGGCCCGTCGAGGTCGAGCGCACCTGCATGGTCGATGTCGCGCTGCGGTGGGGGATCGGCTACGACACCACGGAGCGCTCCTTCGTCAACATCATTGCCACCCCCATGGGCGGCACCCACCTGACCGGATTCGAGCAGGCACTCACCAAGGTGCTGCGCAAGCGCATCGAGGCCGACTCCCGGGCCCTGAAGCTCACCTCCAAGGACGGACGCGTCGAGAAGGACGACATCATGGCGGGACTGACCGCCGTCATCACCGTGCGCGTGCCCGAGCCCCAGTTCGAGGGCCAGACCAAGGAGGTCCTGGGCACCGGGCCCGTGCGCCAGATCGTCTCCAAGGTGGTTGAGCGCGAGCTCACCGCCCTGCTGTCATCCTCCAAGCGGGACCTCAAGACCCAGGCGCGCGCCCTGGAGGAGAAGATCGTCGGCGAGATGCGCGCCCGCGTCTCGGCGCGCCTGCACAAGGAGATCACCCGCCGCAAGACGGCCCTGGAGACCTCCTCCCTGCCGGCCAAGCTCGCCGACTGCCGCAGCGACGACGTCGCCGCCTCTGAGCTGTTCATCGTCGAGGGCGACTCCGCCCTGGGAACCGCCAAGAACGCCCGCGACTCCGAGTTCCAGGCGCTCCTGCCGATCCGCGGCAAGATCCTCAACGTGCAGAAGGCCTCCCAGGCCGACATGCTGCGTAACGTCGAGTGCTCGGCCATCATCCAGGTGGTCGGTGCCGGCAGCGGACGCACCTTTGACCTGGAGGCCGCACGCTACGGCAAGGTCATTCTCATGACCGACGCCGACGTCGACGGCGCCCATATCCGCACCCTTCTGCTGACCCTCTTCTTCCGCTACATGCGCCCCATGATCGAGGCGGGTCGGGTATTCGCGGCCGTCCCGCCCCTGCACCGCATCGAGGTCTCCGGATCGGGGCGGCGCAAGAAGGAGATCATCTACACCTACTCGGACGAGGAGCTCGTCACCACCCTGCGCCGCCTGGAGCGCGCGGGCCGCAGCTTCAAGGAGCCCCAGCGTTACAAGGGCCTGGGGGAGATGGACGCCCATCAGCTCGCCGAGACCACCATGGAGCCCCAGCACCGCACCCTGCGGCGCATCACACTGGAGGATGAGGCCCAGGTCATGGAGGCCGAGTCCGTGTTCGAGCTCCTCATGGGCTCGTCGGTCGAGCCCCGCCGCGACTTCATCGTCGAGGGCGCCCGTGATGTTGATCGCGAGCGCATCGACGCCTGA